From Phacochoerus africanus isolate WHEZ1 chromosome 13, ROS_Pafr_v1, whole genome shotgun sequence, a single genomic window includes:
- the ELF1 gene encoding ETS-related transcription factor Elf-1 isoform X5, producing MITESSLDVAEEEIIDEDDDDITLTVEASCHNGDETIETIEAAEALLNMDSPGPMLDEKRFNNNIFSSSEDDVIAPITHVSVTLDGIPEVMETQQVQETFAHSPGPSSPEQPKKKKGRKTKPPRPDSPATTPNISVKKKNKDGKGNTIYLWEFLLALLQDKATCPKYIKWTQREKGIFKLVDSKAVSRLWGKHKNKPDMNYETMGRALRYYYQRGILAKVEGQRLVYQFKDMPKDLIYIDDEDPGSSIESSDPSLSSTTTSSRNPPSRSRGSSSPGTKGGATTVLKPGNSKAAKPKDPVEAAQPPEVLRTVQPTQTPYPTQLFRTIHVVQPVQTVPEGEATSSAQEETLSSSVQSIRTLQAPAQVPVVVSPGNQHLHTVTLQTVPITTVIASTDPSSGAGSQKFILQAIPSSQPMTVLKENVVLQSPKQGSPPSLVLSPAHVQQVLPSSVQSVCNGTVSVASSPSSFSASTPVVTFSPRNSQLVAHPPGTVITSVIKAQETKTHMQEGEKKEVEDGWKEGAEEPEQQPQPYVMVVSSSNGFTSQVAIKNELLEPSSF from the exons TTGAAGCTTCCTGTCATAATGGGGATGAAACCATTGAGACCATCGAGGCTGCGGAGGCGCTCCTCAATATGGACTCTCCTGGCCCCATGCTGGATGAAAAGCGCTTCA ATAATAATATATTTAGCTCATCCGAAGACGACGTTATTGCGCCAATCACCCATGTATCTGTCACATTAGATGGGATTCCTGAAGTGATGGAAACTCAGCAGGTTCAAGAGACCTTTGCACACTCCCCAGGACCCTCGTCACCAGAACAACCGAAGAAGAAGAAAG GAAGAAAAACTAAACCTCCACGACCAGATTCCCCAGCCACGACACCAAACATAtctgtgaagaagaaaaacaaagatgggaAGG GAAACACAATTTAtctttgggagtttctgctgGCACTGCTCCAGGACAAAGCTACTTGTCCTAAATATATCAAATGGACCCAGCgagaaaaaggcatttttaaattggTAGATTCTAAAGCAGTATCCAGGTTGTGGGGGAAGCACAAAAACAAACCTGACATGAACTATGAGACGATGGGAAGAGCTCTCAG GTACTATTACCAAAGGGGTATTCTGGCAAAAGTAGAAGGTCAGCGCCTGGTGTATCAGTTTAAGGATATGCCAAAAGATCTCATTTACATAGATgatgaggatccaggttccagCATAGAGTCCTCAGATCCATCGCTGTCTTCAACCACCACTTCGAGTCGGAACCCACCAAGTCGATCAAGAGGATCTTCAAGCCCAGGGACAAAAGGGGGAGCCACTACAGTTCTAAAACCAGGGAATTCTAAAGCTGCAAAACCCAAAGATCCTGTGGAAGCTGCACAGCCACCAGAGGTTCTGAGGACAGTGCAGCCCACACAGACTCCATATCCCACCCAGCTCTTCCGGACTATTCACGTAGTACAGCCCGTGCAGActgttccagaaggagaagcaaCCAGTAGCGCACAGGAGGAAACGTTAAGTTCTTCCGTTCAGAGTATTAG GACTCTACAGGCTCCAGCCCAAGTTCCAGTGGTCGTATCTCCTGGGAATCAGCATTTGCACACAGTGACACTCCAGACCGTGCCAATCACAACAGTTATAGCCAGCACGGATCCATCCTCAGGGGCTGGATCgcagaaatttattttgcaaGCCATTCCCTCGTCCCAGCCCATGACAGTactgaaagaaaatgtggtgcTGCAGTCGCCGAAACAGGGCTCCCCGCCTTCGCTCGTCCTGAGCCCCGCCCACGTCCAGCAGGTTCTTCCGAGCAGCGTGCAGTCGGTCTGCAACGGAACCGTCAGTGTGGCCTCATCTCCGTCCTCCTTCAGTGCCAGCACCCCCGTGGTGACCTTTTCTCCTCGCAATTCACAACTGGTGGCTCACCCCCCTGGCACGGTGATCACGTCCGTGATCAAAGCGCAAGAGACAAAAACTCACatgcaggaaggagagaaaaaggaggtgGAAGATGGCTGGAAAGAAGGCGCGGAGGAACCGGAGCAGCAGCCACAGCCTTATGTGATGGTGGTATCCAGTTCCAATGGATTTACGTCTCAGGTAGCTATAAAAAATGAACTGCTAGAACCCAGCTCTTTCTAA